GGTATGGTCTCAATGTCCATGGTTGATCCAGAATTGCTCCTGAAGATCTCTGTTTGGTAATCCCAGATTTTATCAAAATGCTCCTCATGTGTCTTCCTCCTTTCTCTCATCAACTTCGTCTTGGCCTTAATGCACGAGTTTTCTTTGGCTTCCATCTGATACTCCCTCAAGATCTCAGCCTGTATCTCCTTCGCTGTGATCTTAGGATTCAGCCTTAACCTCTCAGCAAATAGACTTGCAATTGCTGACCTCTTAAGTATCCTGGAATGCCCTGTCTTCTCACACTTATGGTCATTGACGTATGTCTTTACCCTCAACTTCTGTTTCCTCTTATCATAAGAACAGTAGACCATCCAGGGACATTgatcctcatcatctctcatctcAGCAGCAAATTTTTCACTCATCTTCAAGCTACTGTATCTGTAGTACTTGATGTTGTATCTAGTTTTGAGGGTATACCTGAGATAAGTATCTTTGAAGTCCTCAGCATCTGAAAATGTCTTGCCAAGCTGAATGAGCTCCTCTGGATCAATGTCTGCTCTGTAAGCTTGCGCATGTATCATCTCCTCTTCATTCTCATCATCTGATGACACAGGATCAAGGATTTTATCATCATCCCATGCATCATCATCCCCTTCGTCTTCATCAACCTCACAGTCATCATTTCTTGCTTCATCGCCAAACAATACACCCAAATCTCTACAGTTTTCTTCCTCAATGCCAGCAATACCATTCTCATTCTCTAATTCAAGCCTACCATCTTCTAATTCTCGCCTACAATCATCTTCTATATTTCCAAATTCCTCTTCTTCACTTGGAGGATTCATCTCATTTGTCTCCCTCTGGGGACATTCTTCTCTGTCATCACCATCTACCTGATTCTTCTTCGAGTTTCCAGGTGGAGACACAGTTGACCCACCagtaaccttctgcttcttcgaTTGTCTAGGAGACGGAGTTGAACCACCATATGGTGTCCCACGCCTCGTAACCTTCTCCGGAGATAACACAGGCGACCCATATTGTGTCCCACGCCTTGTCTTCGACGCCTCTGTAGATGCCAACATCGATATCCCTTCAACTCTTTTACTCTTCCTCGATCTCTCCGGTGATGACAAACTCACAGAAGCACCGCGTTTTCCACCCTTCTTTGCCGATCTCTTTGGTTCAGACACACTCCCACCGCCACCTTTTCCACCCTTCTTCGACTGTTGAACCACTTCTTCACTGCCACCACCATTTCCATCCTTGGTCGACTGTTGAACCGCTTCTTCACTCCCGTAATCGAAAGTACTCAATGCTCCTCCCTAAATCATTACCTCCCTTCCATTCCTTGTGAACTTCGTCTTTACCATCTCCTCACACCACGAGACTACAGAGTCTTAGGGTTTTCACAGagaaaaatccccaaatcgatttgggtttctgagaaattagggttacgttttgttttatttcaatcatccacatattttgatgaataaaaagaaatatgtaTGGTAATCTTCTGAaaagtccactagctcagtggcaaaaAACCCCTAAGGACCACGAGTGCATGAGTTCGAGTCCAACCAAcaacaattttaattaaacaaaatgacgTCGTCTTGAGATTTTGTCTTAAACAAAACAACtggatgaaacgacgtcgtttcactaAACAACAGTATTTAACGGTGAGTTAACACTGTCTTAACTGTCGGTTAACGGTGTGTTAATCTGGTCAGTCAATCGtaagttttttaataaactaaaaaagtcaacaaaagttCAGGGTTTTATTGACAAGGCTCGAGTACATGTTTCTTTTGACAATTCGTGCAAAGTTCGTgatttttttggccgaattctcaTTTTATAATCGTTAATGTTCGACGATAAGAAATATATGTTTGACGATAAAACATCACGGTTTCTTTCACATCGCGAATGTGAATTAGATGTTTTGAAGTTTGAACAGATGAGAAAGCAGGTTTAAACTAAGAGACCCTATTTATAACCCCCAAAACCTTGGTCCCGTAGACTAAAAAAAGATTTGTTGTGCCATCATCACTTTTGTCGTTTGATATGTTCTGGTATGGGAAAGTAGAGTTCTATCAAAATGACTTATTGTTGTTTGTTTCATTGAGTAGCTTTAATGTGTCTTTTT
This region of Brassica napus cultivar Da-Ae chromosome C5, Da-Ae, whole genome shotgun sequence genomic DNA includes:
- the LOC106431633 gene encoding uncharacterized protein LOC106431633, translated to MVKTKFTRNGRESTKDGNGGGSEEVVQQSKKGGKGGGGSVSEPKRSAKKGGKRGASVSLSSPERSRKSKRVEGISMLASTEASKTRRGTQYGSPVLSPEKVTRRGTPYGGSTPSPRQSKKQKVTGGSTVSPPGNSKKNQVDGDDREECPQRETNEMNPPSEEEEFGNIEDDCRRELEDGRLELENENGIAGIEEENCRDLGVLFGDEARNDDCEVDEDEGDDDAWDDDKILDPVSSDDENEEEMIHAQAYRADIDPEELIQLGKTFSDAEDFKDTYLRYTLKTRYNIKYYRYSSLKMSEKFAAEMRDDEDQCPWMVYCSYDKRKQKLRVKTYVNDHKCEKTGHSRILKRSAIASLFAERLRLNPKITAKEIQAEILREYQMEAKENSCIKAKTKLMRERRKTHEEHFDKIWDYQTEIFRSNSGSTMDIETIPRATVGSKQRFYRLYMCFEAQKEAWKKTCRPIIGLDGAFLKWDIKGQLLAAVRRDGDNRIVPIAWAVVEIENDTNWDWFVKRLALDLGLEDGKGFVIMSDKQKGLVKAVHTLLPEAEHRQCCRHIYENWRKGGKDLRLQRFFWFIARSYTPGMFNYNIDELKNYDPGAHASLIKTKPETWSRAFFKIGSYCNDNLNNLCESFDKTIREARKKPLLDMLEEIRRQCMTRNYNRSKMATHMKTRFTMKTHKELDMVEKKSKGCILRWAIGPETDVEYKDQSYVVSLEKETCACRSWQMNGIPCIHAAKVILCAKIKLSEFVAPCYTTSKWRET